The genomic segment TGTGAGTGCTGATGATGCCGTTAAGATGGTTATTAGCGGTAAAGTTAATGTCGCTAATGCACCTACACATGAACATGGTCATCATGAACACGGGTTAGAATTCAGGTAATGGAATCATTATTTAATACTGAAGTGATTTTAAATGGACTTACCCTCCTCCCCCTCCTCTTGATTAGACTTACCTAGTAATTCATTTATTGATACGGTGTATTGCTTAAGGTGGTTTGCCACGAAAATCGGTGCATTAACCCTTAAAGCCACTGCAACTGCGTCACTTGGTCTGGCATCAATGTAGTGTTGTGAACCAGTCCTATTATCCTTAAGGTATATTGTGGCAGTGTACGTGTGATCAACTAAGGCATCTATCGTAACCTTCTCAATTGTTGCATTAAGCCTCTCCAGAATATCCACTAGGAGGTCGTGTGTTAATGGCCTTGGGAAGTCTGTTTGACCCATTGCCTTCTGTATGCTTAATGCCTCAGCCATACCTATCCAAATCGGTAATACGAAATCACCCCACTCCTCGGTGCTTAGAAGCATAACAGCCTCA from the Caldivirga maquilingensis IC-167 genome contains:
- a CDS encoding bifunctional nuclease family protein — encoded protein: MPNQETTKDYLEAVVEGVYVTSTGAEAVMLLSTEEWGDFVLPIWIGMAEALSIQKAMGQTDFPRPLTHDLLVDILERLNATIEKVTIDALVDHTYTATIYLKDNRTGSQHYIDARPSDAVAVALRVNAPIFVANHLKQYTVSINELLGKSNQEEGEEGKSI